The genomic window CATTCAGTTCACGTGGTCAAAGACAGCATCACCAGAAGAGCAACAAGCAGGTGGGCTGTCACCTTATCGTGTTATCAGACATGACAGTACGATAACAAACCCCTGAACAGTGCTCACAAATGTTGACTGGCAGAGTTTTGCCATGTTGCCCCGCCTTAGTCTTATTTCAGGATATTCCTGTAAGCACCCATTTGTTCCTTTTGATGTATGCTGTCTCTTCTTCTGACCTGTCGAAATTTGAGCCTTGATCATGGTTGAAGGATGAGGGTGTAAAATAGAGAACCTGGCATACCTAAGATGGATCATCATTGTGTTTGAGTCAATTCAAGCCATGTAGTCATTCACAGATCTCATCATTCCTTAGGTCTTCACAGATGTTTAATGAGTAAAGTGCGCACTAACTAAGGTATATTCCTCCTGTCATGAATGTTGTCAAAACTATTGCATAAAGGTCAGTAAATTTGATGAAAACAAAGCTATGTTCTTTGCCAACTCATAGCTACCTTTACTTAGTCTTTACCAACCTAATATTCAACTTTCCACATTATAACCTCAGAAACTAACCAATCAATTCATGCTTGCTTTGAATTCACTTTTGTCACCCTTCCATGTTTCTCGAAGAACTCGAACTGCAACATCATCACTTCTTCCCAGCCTGTCAATGTGCCTGTTGATTTGCCACCCCCCTGCGGGCCAACTTCCCAGTATCAAAAGAGATAGCAAGAATCCAGAAGATGGTCGCAAGGGGCATAATTTGTCCAATACTCCGGATTTCCTTCTCAGggctgccaccaccattggCAACCTCCATCCAGCCTGACAGGTCAACCCAGTCCCGCAGAATTGTGAGGTGGGCATATGACAGGAAGCACGGGATGCTgcacaacacaacaaacGCTGTTGTCATGAAGACATTCTGGTGATAATTCGGTCTGTTTCTCGTCAAGAACTTCTCCAGATGGGCACCAACGTATCCCACTGCTAGCATATAGCAAAAGACAAAGGCTGGGGTGACCTTAGGCCCGGGCCCGCCAATCGCGTCTCTCTGCTCAGGGGCCAGGTTGATAAATGGGTCCAGGTCAGGATCGAGAAAACATGCCATGGGAAGGAGAAGCGAGCTGTCGGAACGGCCCGGGGTTGGGATGAACATCAGTTCGGGGGACGTGTTCCTTTCCATTTGGTAGTACAGGTACCGACAAAGAAATGCATATatgatgatggaggcggCCGTTCGCAGGCATCCGATCCATTTGGACCTCCAAAAGTCGTCAAGTACATAGACTGAAAGTGTGACGCAAGACAGTGACAAGATGAGTGTATCGACGGCGAAGTTGTAGTGGTAGGCTGAAAGGGTGCATTTGGACTCCAGACCAAAGTTGAGGGCAtaggagaaggcgaggacaAGTTGAGCATCGATCGTCACCCTGAAGAGCTCTTTCATCCAGGACTTGAGCCAGGAGTAGACCCCTTTGGCTGTGTTCTTTCCTTTCTGTGCCATGCTGGAGGGGTGACCcttgttgttgcttttgTTCGTTGTGGGAAGACTATGAAGATATTGTTAGTATCTGTGGATTACAAGAGGCATTCGGTTGAGACCTACATCTTTGATTTCTTTCCCCGGAGGCGATATGACCACTCCCGCACTACAAACAGAATAGCCACGATGTTGACGAAAAGTGCCGAGGCGAGAGATATCCACACCTAGAATACCATGGTTAGAAGATACCATTCGAATGAAACTTGGTACTTGGTACGTAGCCCCGCTGAGTGGTTCAGAATAGAAATCAACTTACTCCGTATCCAGCAATGTCTGGGTTAGCTTCGAAGTGGCCACGAGTTATATTGCCATATGAATTgacagtgttgttggagaaAAAGTTGACAACACAGCTGGTGCTGAGGTCAACACCGAGAAGACAACAGTCATGCTGAAGATTGGTCTCATAATTGGAGGACAGGAAATAGGGCACCCATTGCAAGAAGTTGTGCTGAACACCGTCTTGTGCACAAGTTGGTGATGCCATGATGTTGAGATATGCTCGAGAGACAACTGAGAAGCTTGTGGTCCTTTGGGGAAACAATACGGACAATAGAGAACTCCATGGCTATTTAACTTGAGAGACTTACCTACTTCAAGTTCTCCTCCGGTCACTTCGCCCGAGAaggctccctctccctcccattgCAAAGCCCAATTTTAAACCAAGGGTTGCACTGTGCCGCATAAAGTTCAACAAGGCGATGCTGAGCATGAGTGGTTCCTCTGTGATGGTGTAGTGGTGTTGAAGCCCAGCCTTGTGGTGATTAGAACCTATTAAAATAGGTTTCTACAGTTGGCGTGGGTGGCCGTTGAAGACTACAGGTGGTCCTATATGCAGGCCCCACTCAGCTCCTGTGTGTCTTGACCGCGCCGCTTCAAGGCCGTTTAGTAGACCGGCGTATGTTACGGATTTGTGGAAACGATCGACTCCACAATGGAAACTACTGGTTTTGATACAAATAGAAAGGCTGCTCTGTTGCATAGGAAGGGAACGGCCCGCGGAGTTCCGATACTGAGACTGAATACGAACTTGACTTGAATGGTCAGGACTTGAGAAGGGATCCAAACACACCTACAACCATAGAAGGCTTCAACCAAGTGGCCCCCAACGGCACACATAGCTGCAGTATGCAGTATGTCGATCAGGAGGTCGTATGGGCGCAAGGCTGTGGGTGAAGTGGCAAGTATCGCACACCACTACGATGAATTCTACATCAGGGTACTGCAATGAGAAAGTTTGTCAGTCTTCAGGGCTTAAAACTCCAATTTCCACCACTGCTTGTGCGGTCTGGCCGTTAGGTTGCTCTCGGCCAATTTCCAAGAGAAAGCTCTAACAGAGCTGACAAAAGACTTCTGACAAATGAGATATTGTGGCATGGATAAGCTGGAAGAGGTTCGTGACAGCGTCGTTGTGTTTGGTAAACGGGGccagggttggggttgcaaGGTGCAGAAGCCAAGGCATCGGAAGCAGGGGCGGCCTGTCAGAATTTGTCACGTGCATGTCACTTGGCAGTCAAGCACAGGCCAATGGGCCCATTGCATCACTAATAAACCCCCCACCACGGTTGATTGGCTAGCCGACGCCCGATTTTTGGGTTCCATTTGCTTTCCAACGAAGGCAGAAAGATCAACGGCAGCTATCTTAGTGATCATAAAAGTGATTCCCTTTCCACTCAACCCGCCAGCGACTGTTGCCTGCCGTTTTCAGCGAACAACCGCGaccaccagctccccggACACGTCCAGACTCGACCAAGCCATCGTCTTTGGCACACCGACCCGAGTCCACgaaccacaacaacatccccTCTGTTTACAGTTCCACACAACCAAATCGTCAAGATGGGTGAATCGAGGTTCGTGCTCCCGACGCCGGCCCCGTAGCGTCCACACGGCGCGGGGTCTTGGTGATCCgtccccagcaacagcaacaactgACGAATGTTTTGCACACAGGCAAGAGCTTGTGCAGTGGCTCAACAGCCTCCTGcagctcaacatcaccaaggtCGAGCAATGTGGTACTGGGTACGTTGTCGATGCCCCTCCCCTGCAGTTGAGCTCGAGGAACACCAGAGACTGACAATGGACGCCCGGAAACAGCGCCGCCCTCTGCCAGGTCTACGACAGCATCTTCCAAGATGTCCCCATGTCCCGAGTCAAGTTCAATGCCAACACCGAATATGCATACATTCAGAATTTCAAAGTCCTGCAAAGTGAGTCTTTGCCGAGCTCCTTTGAGGTTACCGTCTCTAACTATCTGCCTCTAGACACCTTCACCCGGCATCACATCGACCGATCGATCCCCGTAGAGTCGCTCGTGAAGTGCAAGATGCAGGACAATCTTGAGTTCCTGCAGTGGACCAAAAAGTTCTGGGACCAATACTATCCCGGCGGTGACTACGATGCCGTGGCCAGACGGAAGGGCGCCCCAACCGGACCTGCTGGAGGTGCGGCTCCCCGCGTGACGGCGTCTGCGGCCAGACGTCCGGGTGGgaccactcccaccaccggcccTCGAGTTGGGGCCAAGGCCGCTGCTCCCAGCGCCGCCTCTCTCGCCCTGCAACAGGAGAACACCACCCTTAAGGAGACCGTCGTCGGCCTTGAGAGGGAGCGTGATTTCTACTTCAGCAAGCTCCGCGATATTGAGCTCCTTGTCCAGCaagctgtggaggaggaccccgagctcgagaagcaagAGGACGGCCTGGTCAAGCAGATTCAGACCATCCTGTACTCGACCGAGGAAGGCTTTGAGATTCCCGAGACGGAGCAGCTTGACGACCAAGAGACATTTTAAGGCATGGAATGCCAGAGTATTCTGATTTGATGAAGCTATGGTTCGGGAAATCCGACGCCGTTGCAGACGGATACAAAACAAATCAGGGGGAAGGCGTGGTGGCGGACAAAAGCAAAAGGATTGATGTTGGTGCGGAGTTGCCTTCTATACCCCAAAAGCCCCTCATGGGTGCTGCTTTGCCTACCCTACTTAGTCTTG from Podospora pseudoanserina strain CBS 124.78 chromosome 7 map unlocalized CBS124.78p_7.2, whole genome shotgun sequence includes these protein-coding regions:
- the BIM1 gene encoding microtubule integrity protein mal3 (COG:Z; BUSCO:EOG09264KO7; EggNog:ENOG503NZ7G), which codes for MGESRQELVQWLNSLLQLNITKVEQCGTGAALCQVYDSIFQDVPMSRVKFNANTEYAYIQNFKVLQNTFTRHHIDRSIPVESLVKCKMQDNLEFLQWTKKFWDQYYPGGDYDAVARRKGAPTGPAGGAAPRVTASAARRPGGTTPTTGPRVGAKAAAPSAASLALQQENTTLKETVVGLERERDFYFSKLRDIELLVQQAVEEDPELEKQEDGLVKQIQTILYSTEEGFEIPETEQLDDQETF
- the mns1B_2 gene encoding Mannosyl-oligosaccharide alpha-1,2-mannosidase 1B (COG:G; EggNog:ENOG503NUBI); amino-acid sequence: MASPTCAQDGVQHNFLQWVPYFLSSNYETNLQHDCCLLGVDLSTSCVVNFFSNNTVNSYGNITRGHFEANPDIAGYGVWISLASALFVNIVAILFVVREWSYRLRGKKSKILPTTNKSNNKGHPSSMAQKGKNTAKGVYSWLKSWMKELFRVTIDAQLVLAFSYALNFGLESKCTLSAYHYNFAVDTLILSLSCVTLSVYVLDDFWRSKWIGCLRTAASIIIYAFLCRYLYYQMERNTSPELMFIPTPGRSDSSLLLPMACFLDPDLDPFINLAPEQRDAIGGPGPKVTPAFVFCYMLAVGYVGAHLEKFLTRNRPNYHQNVFMTTAFVVLCSIPCFLSYAHLTILRDWVDLSGWMEVANGGGSPEKEIRSIGQIMPLATIFWILAISFDTGKLARRGVANQQAH